In Glandiceps talaboti chromosome 16, keGlaTala1.1, whole genome shotgun sequence, a single window of DNA contains:
- the LOC144447031 gene encoding ankyrin repeat and SOCS box protein 1-like — protein MAEEQTVYEDECQWPIHPRDSFLHQAAYIGHLGKLQECLRDKKNLRMIDSKNRLGCTPLRLAATKGNKACLECLLKYGCKVDIADMKAQTALYMAVQNNHIECVRTLLKVGANPNGDAGHLCTPLYIAAMRGSLLCIQELLDYGADINSAQILAGSFNSTALYISFTYQHMDCFKWLLCSGADPNYGISSSGTHPTIISPSLFNAAVRRREQSWIQLLVDFDAFLDLNDDNLRRLQNPHDNDKEFMEFLFSTIHIPRTLKSLCRITIRKLFSYHRLYKIKNLPLPRALKDYLFHK, from the exons ATGGCAGAAGAGCAGACAGTCTACGAAGATGAATGTCAATGGCCCATTCACCCCAGAGATTCATTTCTTCATCAGGCAGCTTACATAGGCCATCTAGGAAAACTGCAAGAATGTCTTAGAGACAAGAAGAATCTGAGAATGATTGACAGTAAAAATCGTCTGGGTTGTACACCATTACGACTTGCAGCAACCAAAGGAAACAAAGCATgtcttgaatgtttattgaaGTATGGTTGTAAAGTGGATATAGCAGATATGAAAGCTCAAACTGCATTGTATATGGCAgtacagaataatcacattGAATGTGTCAGAACTTTGTTGAAAGTGGGTGCAAATCCGAATGGTGACGCAGGTCATTTGTGTACACCACTGTATATTGCTGCTATGCGTGGTTCACTACTGTGTATACAGGAATTGTTAGATTATGGTGCTGACATCAACTCCGCACAAATTCTAGCAGGTTCATTCAACAGTACTGCATTATATATCAGTTTTACATACCAACACATGGACTGCTTTAAGTGGTTGCTGTGTTCAGGAGCAGATCCTAACTATGGTATCAGTTCTAGTGGTACTCATCCTACCATCATTTCACCATCTCTGTTTAATGCTGCTGTCAGGAGAAGAGAACAATCATGGATACAACTCTTAGTTGACTTCGATGCTTTTCTAGATCTTAACGATGACAATCTCAGAAGACTGCAGAATCCCCATGACAACGATAAAGAGTTTATGGAATTTCTCTTTTCAACAATTC ATATCCCAAGAACTTTGAAATCACTGTGCCGAATAACGATCCGTAAACTCTTCAGTTACCATCGACTTTACAAAATCAAGAATTTACCTCTTCCAAGAGCACTGAAGGATTACCTATTTCACAAGTGA